In Halorussus limi, a genomic segment contains:
- the gyrA gene encoding DNA gyrase subunit A, whose product MSSDTPDLPSEVADRVRNVRVEDEMEQSYIDYAMSVIAGRALPDVRDGLKPVHRRILYAMHRAGITSGASHRKSSNIVGDTMGDFHPHGDSSIYDALARMAQDFSMRYPLVDGQGNFGSVDGDPPAAMRYTEARMAPIAEELLADIDMDTVDWKSNYDDRLQEPEVLPSAFPNLLVNGSSGIAVGMSTNIPPHNLGEVIDATVELIENPDATVEDLMEHVKGPDFPTGANIVGHNAVHAAYKTGRGRIRVRAEYEVEEREKGSDRIIITELPFQTNKARMIEKIADSVNEGSIEGIRDLRDESDRDGIRIVVELKQNAMVEVVKNQLLESYLEKTFGVINLALVDGEPKVLSLKETLRHYLDHRKDVVRRRSQYELAEKEDRAHILEGRLTALEHADDVVDIIQDAEDRDEAKADLKAEYEFSDEQVDHIVRMQLGSLTSMEAAEIESEYEDVQARIERLETILGDESELLSVIKEELLEVKDEYDDDRRTSFIEDTDEVTREDLIAEEDVVVVVTEQDYVKRMPVSQFDAQNRGGKGIIGGDIKEGDRVSKVFRANTHDYLLCFTNQGQVYRLKTYEIPEMSRTARGKSAINLLDLDDGEEITAVVNTDDFEDDEYLAMVTREGMVNRTVASDFDNILSTGIIAARLEDGDELVDVKVTDGTTDLLIATRNGMAIRFDESEVTATGRRTKGVNGVKLRDGDAVAGMVTATDDDDRSLLTVTEHGYGKRTPLTEYGTQSRYGYGLTDIKTGDRNGGVTSVKAVAPDDHLIIMSEDGQIMRIRAADISEVGRNTMGVKVMEVEGDDSVATVDVIPEANGTDEPTETVEREE is encoded by the coding sequence ATGAGTTCGGACACGCCAGACCTCCCGAGCGAGGTCGCAGACCGCGTACGCAACGTACGCGTCGAAGACGAGATGGAGCAGAGCTACATCGACTACGCGATGTCGGTCATCGCGGGACGGGCCCTGCCCGACGTTCGAGACGGGTTGAAGCCCGTCCACCGGCGCATCCTCTACGCGATGCACCGGGCGGGCATCACCAGCGGCGCGAGCCATCGGAAGTCCTCCAACATCGTAGGCGACACGATGGGTGACTTCCACCCGCACGGCGACAGTTCGATATACGACGCGCTGGCGCGGATGGCACAGGACTTCTCGATGCGGTATCCGCTGGTGGACGGGCAAGGGAACTTCGGGTCGGTGGACGGCGACCCGCCGGCCGCGATGCGGTACACGGAGGCCCGCATGGCCCCCATCGCCGAGGAACTGCTGGCGGACATCGACATGGACACCGTCGATTGGAAGTCCAACTACGACGACCGGCTTCAGGAACCGGAAGTCCTGCCGTCGGCGTTCCCGAACCTGCTCGTGAACGGGTCGTCGGGCATCGCGGTCGGGATGAGTACGAACATCCCGCCCCACAACCTCGGCGAGGTCATCGACGCGACGGTGGAACTCATCGAGAACCCCGACGCGACCGTCGAGGACCTGATGGAACACGTCAAGGGTCCCGACTTCCCGACCGGCGCGAACATCGTGGGTCACAACGCGGTCCACGCCGCGTACAAGACCGGTCGGGGTCGCATCCGCGTCCGGGCCGAGTACGAGGTCGAGGAGCGCGAGAAGGGCAGCGACCGCATCATCATCACCGAACTCCCCTTCCAGACCAACAAGGCCCGGATGATAGAGAAGATAGCCGACTCGGTCAACGAGGGGTCCATCGAGGGGATTCGGGACCTGCGCGACGAGTCGGACCGCGACGGCATCCGCATCGTGGTCGAGTTGAAGCAGAACGCGATGGTGGAGGTCGTCAAGAACCAACTGCTCGAGAGCTATCTGGAAAAGACCTTCGGCGTCATCAACCTCGCGCTGGTCGACGGCGAACCGAAGGTGCTGTCGCTGAAGGAGACGCTCCGGCACTACCTCGACCACCGGAAGGACGTCGTCCGGCGCCGGAGCCAGTACGAACTCGCCGAGAAGGAGGACCGCGCTCACATCCTCGAAGGCAGACTGACCGCGCTCGAACACGCCGACGACGTGGTAGACATCATCCAGGACGCCGAGGACCGCGACGAGGCGAAGGCCGACCTCAAGGCCGAGTACGAGTTCTCGGACGAGCAGGTCGACCACATCGTCCGCATGCAGTTGGGGAGTCTCACCTCGATGGAGGCCGCCGAAATCGAGAGCGAGTACGAGGACGTGCAGGCCCGCATCGAGCGACTCGAGACCATCCTCGGCGACGAGTCCGAACTCCTCTCGGTCATCAAGGAGGAACTGCTCGAAGTCAAAGACGAGTACGACGACGACCGCCGGACCTCGTTCATCGAGGACACCGACGAAGTGACCCGCGAGGACCTCATCGCCGAGGAGGACGTGGTCGTGGTCGTGACCGAACAGGACTACGTCAAGCGCATGCCGGTGTCGCAGTTCGACGCCCAGAACCGCGGCGGTAAGGGCATCATCGGCGGCGACATCAAGGAGGGCGACCGCGTCTCGAAGGTGTTCCGGGCGAACACCCACGACTACCTGCTCTGTTTCACGAATCAGGGACAGGTCTACCGCCTGAAGACCTACGAGATTCCCGAGATGTCCCGGACCGCCCGGGGCAAGTCGGCGATAAATCTCCTCGACCTCGACGACGGCGAGGAGATTACCGCGGTCGTCAACACCGACGACTTCGAGGACGACGAGTACCTCGCGATGGTCACCCGCGAGGGGATGGTCAACCGGACGGTCGCCAGCGACTTCGACAACATCCTCTCGACCGGTATCATCGCCGCCAGACTCGAAGACGGCGACGAACTCGTGGACGTGAAGGTGACGGACGGGACGACCGACCTCCTCATCGCCACGCGGAACGGGATGGCGATTCGGTTCGACGAGTCGGAGGTCACCGCGACCGGCCGTCGGACGAAGGGCGTCAACGGCGTGAAACTCCGCGACGGCGACGCGGTCGCGGGCATGGTCACGGCGACGGACGACGACGACCGGTCGCTGCTGACCGTCACCGAACACGGATACGGCAAGCGGACGCCGCTCACCGAGTACGGCACGCAGTCGCGGTACGGCTACGGACTCACCGACATCAAGACCGGCGACCGGAACGGAGGCGTCACGTCGGTCAAGGCGGTCGCTCCCGACGACCACCTCATCATCATGAGCGAAGACGGCCAGATCATGCGGATTCGGGCGGCCGACATCTCCGAGGTCGGCCGGAACACGATGGGCGTGAAAGTGATGGAGGTCGAGGGCGACGACAGCGTCGCCACCGTGGACGTAATTCCCGAGGCGAACGGGACCGACGAACCGACCGAGACGGTCGAACGCGAGGAGTAA
- the gyrB gene encoding DNA topoisomerase (ATP-hydrolyzing) subunit B, with translation MSQESEYGAGQIQVLEGLQAVRKRPAMYIGSTDTRGLHHLVFEVVDNSIDEALAGYCDSIDVNIHDDGSVSIADDGRGIPVDTHEEYDKPAVEVILTVLHAGGKFDNKSYQVSGGLHGVGVSVVNALSERLEVEVKRDGALWHQEFEQGEPVTPLERVRDLEPDEETGTEIRFWPDGDIFETTEFTYSTLESRLRELAFLNSGVQIGLDDLRDEDGNSDTFEYEGGIREFVEYLNETKTPLHEEVIYFEDEDQNIQVELAMQATDELQGSIHAFANNINTREGGTHLTGFKTALTRFVNDYGNENNLLGDLDENLKGEDVREGLTAVISVKHPDPQFEGQTKTKLGNSEVRGIVESAIHEGLSTYFEENPSTAEAIVSKAVEAAKARKAAKKAEELTRRKNALASTALPGKLADCQSRDPSDSELFVVEGDSAGGSAKQARDREFQAILPLFGKVLNVEKHRLDRVLENDKIRNLITAIGTGVGDEFDLDDARYHKIIIMTDADVDGAHIRTLYLTLLYRYMRPLLEAGYVYAAQPPLYRIRHRGETYDAMTEEERDRIIEEKCDGTPSQVQRFKGLGEMNPEQLWDTTMNPDNRILKQITVEDAATADKMFSVLMGDAVEPRKQFIKEHATEADWVDI, from the coding sequence ATGAGTCAGGAAAGTGAATACGGGGCCGGGCAAATTCAGGTTCTCGAAGGCCTACAGGCGGTTCGAAAACGCCCGGCGATGTATATCGGTTCTACCGACACACGGGGTTTACACCACCTCGTGTTCGAAGTAGTTGACAATTCTATCGACGAGGCCCTCGCCGGTTACTGTGACTCGATTGATGTGAATATCCACGACGACGGGTCGGTCAGCATCGCCGACGACGGTCGGGGCATTCCCGTGGACACCCACGAGGAGTACGACAAGCCCGCGGTCGAGGTCATTCTGACCGTCCTCCACGCGGGCGGGAAGTTCGACAACAAGTCCTACCAGGTGTCCGGCGGACTCCACGGCGTCGGCGTCTCGGTGGTCAACGCGCTCTCGGAGCGCCTCGAAGTCGAGGTCAAGCGAGACGGCGCGCTCTGGCACCAGGAGTTCGAGCAGGGCGAACCCGTCACGCCTCTCGAACGCGTCCGGGACCTCGAACCCGACGAGGAGACCGGGACCGAGATTCGGTTCTGGCCCGACGGCGACATCTTCGAGACGACCGAGTTCACCTACTCGACGCTGGAGAGTCGCCTGCGCGAACTCGCCTTCCTCAACTCCGGGGTCCAGATCGGACTGGACGACCTCCGCGACGAGGACGGCAACTCCGACACCTTCGAGTACGAGGGCGGGATTCGGGAGTTCGTCGAGTACCTCAACGAGACCAAGACGCCGCTCCACGAGGAGGTCATCTACTTCGAGGACGAGGACCAGAACATTCAGGTCGAGTTGGCGATGCAGGCCACCGACGAACTGCAGGGGTCCATCCACGCGTTCGCCAACAACATCAACACCCGCGAGGGCGGTACCCACCTCACCGGGTTCAAGACCGCTCTGACGCGATTCGTCAACGACTACGGCAACGAGAACAACCTCTTGGGCGACTTGGACGAGAATCTCAAGGGCGAAGACGTGCGGGAAGGTCTGACGGCGGTCATCTCGGTCAAGCACCCCGACCCGCAGTTCGAGGGCCAGACCAAGACCAAACTCGGCAACAGCGAGGTCCGGGGCATCGTGGAGTCGGCGATTCACGAGGGACTCTCGACGTACTTCGAGGAGAACCCCTCGACCGCCGAGGCCATCGTCTCGAAGGCCGTCGAGGCCGCGAAGGCCCGGAAGGCCGCGAAGAAGGCCGAGGAACTGACCCGACGCAAGAACGCGCTCGCGTCGACCGCGCTCCCCGGTAAACTCGCGGACTGTCAGAGCCGCGACCCCTCCGACTCGGAACTGTTCGTGGTCGAGGGCGACTCCGCCGGCGGGTCGGCAAAGCAGGCCCGCGACCGGGAGTTTCAGGCCATCCTGCCGCTGTTCGGCAAGGTCCTCAACGTCGAGAAACACCGCCTCGACCGGGTGCTGGAGAACGACAAGATTCGGAACCTCATCACCGCCATCGGCACCGGCGTCGGCGACGAGTTCGACCTCGACGACGCGCGCTACCACAAGATAATCATCATGACCGACGCCGACGTGGACGGTGCCCACATCCGGACGCTGTATCTGACGCTGCTGTACCGGTACATGCGGCCGCTGCTCGAAGCGGGGTACGTCTACGCGGCCCAGCCGCCGCTGTACCGCATCCGGCACCGCGGCGAGACGTACGACGCCATGACCGAGGAGGAGCGCGACCGCATCATCGAGGAGAAGTGCGACGGGACTCCCTCGCAGGTCCAGCGGTTCAAGGGACTCGGCGAGATGAACCCCGAGCAGTTGTGGGACACGACCATGAACCCCGACAACCGCATCCTCAAGCAGATTACCGTCGAGGACGCGGCCACGGCCGACAAGATGTTCTCGGTGCTGATGGGTGACGCGGTCGAACCGCGCAAGCAGTTCATCAAGGAACACGCCACGGAAGCGGACTGGGTTGACATCTGA